A region from the Sebastes umbrosus isolate fSebUmb1 chromosome 18, fSebUmb1.pri, whole genome shotgun sequence genome encodes:
- the LOC119476572 gene encoding armadillo-like helical domain-containing protein 4 isoform X2 — MLMSGTLHRPLLLILAAGTCLCVYGTPVHLPNFTHTLNCDGQCASSVAATVGSISDPSATEHVTGLMLNVGAEGGAGPHGRPEGIDAVTQTGNGDSRDGRSGPSEAVGEEEAWSQREKVGSSSEMGDAERQSEAASVLSVGPEGIKEDAPVTSEPVLSPTGGRKLSDGFSASSTAPPQLSIPAREGKGQGEEEQTKPPGYGDALQDKDPETSSTEPPNPGARLQKLTSHSSIPPTVFFSPRTSTHLSIWGHDGTISSLPDPLLPEIGPNMMPREDGPESLWTEAARPSGVDTVVPPSQDEATEGTMSSEALPLIFEPFEDVTPEGAAAAVTLVPGSAQPPAAMATGGMPQSEADLDQLVTVETDSDGPSHAPLMGLIPDWTSPWQTSGGELLEPMGSSGPSVSQRPAGAELEDQSERGAARTPNLEENLPTAGPSLSSLQHAMTTVTMATHRPAHRSRSGLEEMESEEEQDEDEEDENSEESVEDESDEDLTETPKASSTQPPYSLIPPPPVWVQRNQGLMRSWVELIREKAGYVSGMLAPVGIGITGALLIVGALYSIRMIHRKRRNSFKHQRRKQPREPGTSRQDQAMLLADSSEDEF, encoded by the exons ATGCTGATGTCTGGGACGCTCCATcgccccctcctcctcatcctggcTGCTGggacctgtctctgtgtctaCGGCACCCCTGTCCACCTCCCAAACTTCACCCACACACTAAACTGTGATGGACAATGTGCCAGCTCAGTTGCTGCAACTGTTGGGTCAATCTCTGACCCCTCAGCTACAGAACATGTGACTGGCCTGATGCTGAATGTAGGTGCAGAAGGAGGGGCTGGCCCACATGGACGACCTGAGGGGATAGATGCAGTGACGCAGACGGGAAATGGGGACAGCCGCGATGGAAGATCTGGGCCGAGCGAGGCtgtcggagaggaggaggcatgGAGCCAAAGGGAGAAGGTCGGGAGCTCATCCGAGATGGGAGACGCTGAAAGACAGTCGGAGGCGGCTTCGGTGCTGTCTGTTGGTCCAGAAGGTATAAAGGAGGACGCACCTGTTACCAGTGAGCCTGTGTTGAGTCCTACAGGTGGGAGGAAGCTGTCGGATGGATTTTCAGCCTCCTCCACGGCGCCGCCACAGCTGAGCATCCCAGCCAGGGAGGGCAAAGGTCAAGGTGAGGAGGAGCAAACAAAACCACCTGGTTATGGTGATGCTCTCCAGGATAAAGACCCAGAAACAAGCTCTACAGAACCTCCAAATCCTGGAGCGCGGCTCCAGAAACTGACCTCCCACAGCTCCATCCCTCCCACGGTCTTTTTCTCCCCACGGACCTCCACACATTTGTCCATTTGGGGCCACGATGGAACCATATCATCCCTCCCGGACCCCTTGCTGCCTGAAATTGGACCCAACATGATGCCCAGAGAGGATGGACCAGAAAGCCTGTGGACTGAGGCAGCAAGGCCCAGTGGAG TGGACACCGTGGTCCCGCCGTCTCAGGATGAAGCCACCGAGGGTACCATGTCATCAGAGGCTCTGCCTCTCATCTTTGAGCCTTTTGAAGATGTCACACCAGAGGGGGCGGCGGCAGCGGTCACCCTGGTGCCCGGCAGCGCTCAGCCTCCCGCTGCCATGGCGACCGGAGGAATGCCTCAGTCAGAGGCGGACCTGGACCAGCTGGTCACCGTGGAGACAGACAGCGACGGCCCCTCGCACGCCCCGCTGATGGGGCTGATACCAGACTGGACGTCACCTTGGCAGACGTCTGGCGGGGAGCTCCTGGAGCCGATGGGCTCTTCGGGTCCGTCTGTTTCACAGCGGCCAGCCGGGGCTGAGCTGGAGGATCAGTCTGAGAGAG GTGCTGCGAGGACACCGAACCTTGAAGAGAACTTGCCCACCGCCGGTCCCTCCCTCTCATCCCTCCAGCATGCTATGACAACGGTAACCATGGCAACCCATCGGCCGGCGCACAGATCCAGATCAGGATTGGAGGAGATGGAGTCTGAGG AGGAGcaagatgaggatgaggaggatgaaaaCTCTGAGGAATCGGTGGAGGATGAGAGCGATGAGGACCTGACGGAAACACCTAAAGCATCCTCGACGCAGCCTCCGTACAGCCTCATCCCTCCGCCTCCTGTCTGGGTTCAACGCAACCAGGGGCTGA TGAGAAGCTGGGTCGAGCTGATCAGAGAAAAG GCAGGTTACGTGTCTGGGATGTTGGCCCCCGTGGGCATCGGCATTACCGGGGCCCTGCTAATCGTCGGCGCCCTCTACAGCATCCGGATGATTCACCGCAAGAGAAGGAACAGCTTCAAACACCAGAGGAGGAAG CAACCTCGAGAGCCCGGGACCAGCCGCCAGGATCAGGCCATGCTGCTGGCCGACAGCTCTGAGGATGAGTTCTGA
- the LOC119476572 gene encoding armadillo-like helical domain-containing protein 4 isoform X1 produces the protein MLMSGTLHRPLLLILAAGTCLCVYGTPVHLPNFTHTLNCDGQCASSVAATVGSISDPSATEHVTGLMLNVGAEGGAGPHGRPEGIDAVTQTGNGDSRDGRSGPSEAVGEEEAWSQREKVGSSSEMGDAERQSEAASVLSVGPEGIKEDAPVTSEPVLSPTGGRKLSDGFSASSTAPPQLSIPAREGKGQGEEEQTKPPGYGDALQDKDPETSSTEPPNPGARLQKLTSHSSIPPTVFFSPRTSTHLSIWGHDGTISSLPDPLLPEIGPNMMPREDGPESLWTEAARPSGVDTVVPPSQDEATEGTMSSEALPLIFEPFEDVTPEGAAAAVTLVPGSAQPPAAMATGGMPQSEADLDQLVTVETDSDGPSHAPLMGLIPDWTSPWQTSGGELLEPMGSSGPSVSQRPAGAELEDQSERGAARTPNLEENLPTAGPSLSSLQHAMTTVTMATHRPAHRSRSGLEEMESEEEQDEDEEDENSEESVEDESDEDLTETPKASSTQPPYSLIPPPPVWVQRNQGLMRSWVELIREKAGYVSGMLAPVGIGITGALLIVGALYSIRMIHRKRRNSFKHQRRKVRQPEQPREPGTSRQDQAMLLADSSEDEF, from the exons ATGCTGATGTCTGGGACGCTCCATcgccccctcctcctcatcctggcTGCTGggacctgtctctgtgtctaCGGCACCCCTGTCCACCTCCCAAACTTCACCCACACACTAAACTGTGATGGACAATGTGCCAGCTCAGTTGCTGCAACTGTTGGGTCAATCTCTGACCCCTCAGCTACAGAACATGTGACTGGCCTGATGCTGAATGTAGGTGCAGAAGGAGGGGCTGGCCCACATGGACGACCTGAGGGGATAGATGCAGTGACGCAGACGGGAAATGGGGACAGCCGCGATGGAAGATCTGGGCCGAGCGAGGCtgtcggagaggaggaggcatgGAGCCAAAGGGAGAAGGTCGGGAGCTCATCCGAGATGGGAGACGCTGAAAGACAGTCGGAGGCGGCTTCGGTGCTGTCTGTTGGTCCAGAAGGTATAAAGGAGGACGCACCTGTTACCAGTGAGCCTGTGTTGAGTCCTACAGGTGGGAGGAAGCTGTCGGATGGATTTTCAGCCTCCTCCACGGCGCCGCCACAGCTGAGCATCCCAGCCAGGGAGGGCAAAGGTCAAGGTGAGGAGGAGCAAACAAAACCACCTGGTTATGGTGATGCTCTCCAGGATAAAGACCCAGAAACAAGCTCTACAGAACCTCCAAATCCTGGAGCGCGGCTCCAGAAACTGACCTCCCACAGCTCCATCCCTCCCACGGTCTTTTTCTCCCCACGGACCTCCACACATTTGTCCATTTGGGGCCACGATGGAACCATATCATCCCTCCCGGACCCCTTGCTGCCTGAAATTGGACCCAACATGATGCCCAGAGAGGATGGACCAGAAAGCCTGTGGACTGAGGCAGCAAGGCCCAGTGGAG TGGACACCGTGGTCCCGCCGTCTCAGGATGAAGCCACCGAGGGTACCATGTCATCAGAGGCTCTGCCTCTCATCTTTGAGCCTTTTGAAGATGTCACACCAGAGGGGGCGGCGGCAGCGGTCACCCTGGTGCCCGGCAGCGCTCAGCCTCCCGCTGCCATGGCGACCGGAGGAATGCCTCAGTCAGAGGCGGACCTGGACCAGCTGGTCACCGTGGAGACAGACAGCGACGGCCCCTCGCACGCCCCGCTGATGGGGCTGATACCAGACTGGACGTCACCTTGGCAGACGTCTGGCGGGGAGCTCCTGGAGCCGATGGGCTCTTCGGGTCCGTCTGTTTCACAGCGGCCAGCCGGGGCTGAGCTGGAGGATCAGTCTGAGAGAG GTGCTGCGAGGACACCGAACCTTGAAGAGAACTTGCCCACCGCCGGTCCCTCCCTCTCATCCCTCCAGCATGCTATGACAACGGTAACCATGGCAACCCATCGGCCGGCGCACAGATCCAGATCAGGATTGGAGGAGATGGAGTCTGAGG AGGAGcaagatgaggatgaggaggatgaaaaCTCTGAGGAATCGGTGGAGGATGAGAGCGATGAGGACCTGACGGAAACACCTAAAGCATCCTCGACGCAGCCTCCGTACAGCCTCATCCCTCCGCCTCCTGTCTGGGTTCAACGCAACCAGGGGCTGA TGAGAAGCTGGGTCGAGCTGATCAGAGAAAAG GCAGGTTACGTGTCTGGGATGTTGGCCCCCGTGGGCATCGGCATTACCGGGGCCCTGCTAATCGTCGGCGCCCTCTACAGCATCCGGATGATTCACCGCAAGAGAAGGAACAGCTTCAAACACCAGAGGAGGAAGGTCAGGCAGCCAGAG CAACCTCGAGAGCCCGGGACCAGCCGCCAGGATCAGGCCATGCTGCTGGCCGACAGCTCTGAGGATGAGTTCTGA
- the actr10 gene encoding actin-related protein 10, with protein MPLFDGLGSGGEKTAIVIDLGAAYTKCGFAGETGPRFIIPSEIRKPGQQQAIKVVQYNINTEELYVILKEFIHLLYFRHLLVNPRDRRVVIIESILCPSHFRETLTKVFFKQFEVPSVLFAPSHLMAIMTLGINSALVMDCGHTETLVLPVYECTPILPAWEALPLGGKAIHKELDGLLVELCTVDTDTTTGQSVPAAIGTIPEETVEDIKVRTCFVSDLQRGLKIQEAKFNLDGTAERPAPPPDVDYPLDGEKILHVNGSIRDSVMEILFEQDNEEKSVASLILDALVKCPIDTRKVLSENLVVIGGTAMLPGFLHRLLAEIRLLVEKPKYSDVLASKSLRIHAPPAKPNCTAWLGGAIFGALQDILGSRSVSRDYYNQTGRIPDWCCLSSPPPESLYEAGKTPPPLMKRAFSTEK; from the exons ATGCCATTATTTGATGGGTTGGGAAGTGGAGGAGAGAAGACTGCCATCGTTATTGATTTAGGAGCAGCTTACACAAA ATGTGGCTTTGCGGGGGAAACGGGGCCCAGGTTCATAATTCCGAGCGAGATCCGGAAACCGGGACAGCAGCAG GCCATCAAAGTTGTTCAGTACAACATCAACACAGAAGAGCTTTATGTCATCCTCAAAGAGTTTATCCATTTATTGTACTTCAG GCACCTGCTGGTGAACCCTCGAGACAGAAGAGTGGTCATCATCGAGTCCATCCTCTGCCCGTCTCACTTCAGAGAGACGCTCACCAAGGTTTTCTTCAAACAGTTTGAG GTGCCCTCTGTGCTGTTTGCCCCAAGTCACCTCATGGCCATCATGACTTTGGGCATCAACTCTGCTCTTGTGATGGACTGTGGCCACACAGAGACGCTGGTGCTACCT GTTTATGAGTGCACTCCTATTCTGCCAGCTTGGGAGGCCTTGCCTTTGGGAGGGAAAGCCATCCATAA AGAATTAGATGGACTTCTTGTGGAACTGTGCACTGTGGACACAGACACCACCACTGGGCAGAGTGTACCAGCTGCCATTG GGACCATCCCAGAGGAGACTGTGGAGGATATCAAGG TCAGAACATGTTTTGTCAGTGACCTGCAGAGAGGTCTCAAGATCCAGGAAGCCAAATTTAACCTGGATGGTACAGCTGAA CGTCCAGCCCCTCCTCCAGATGTTGATTATCCTCTGGATGGTGAGAAAATCCTGCACGTCAACGGATCGATCAG ggACTCTGTGATGGAGATCCTTTTTGAACAAGACAATGAAGAGAAGAGCGTGGCCTCTCTGATACTTGATGCTCTGGTCAAG TGCCCCATTGACACCCGTAAGGTGCTCTCGGAGAACCTGGTGGTGATCGGAGGCACGGCCATGCTGCCGGGTTTCCTGCACCGCCTGCTGGCGGAGATACGCCTCCTTGTGGAGAAACCCAAGTACAGCGACGTGCTGGCCAGCAAGAGCTTGCGTATACACGCTCCACCTGCCAAACCCAACTGCACCGCCTGGCTCGGAG GTGCTATCTTCGGGGCGCTGCAGGACATCCTGGGCAGCAGGTCGGTGTCACGAGACTACTACAACCAGACAGGCCGCATCCCAGACTGGTGCTGCTTGAGCTCCCCTCCTCCTGAATCTCTCTACGAAGCAGGAAAGACGCCTCCACCACTTATGAAGAGAGCCTTCTCCACAGAGAAGTAG